The Nicotiana sylvestris chromosome 6, ASM39365v2, whole genome shotgun sequence genomic sequence TATATTTGATTAATTATCATAATTCATCATAGATATAATCCCTAAATGTtatagttatgcaatttatcatgCTTATTATTGCTATACATGTGGTTAGTAAGTATGAGGTAATTGCTCCATGGGCATTCCAATGTGGTTTGGTacattggatcgagttgcactcTGCAACGATGCTATAATTAGACCGGATTATACGCTTCAATAATATGGCCATTGGATCGGGTTTCTCACCACAATGGTATTGTTTTGGATCAGATTACACGGCGCAATATTGTTATGTTCGAATATGATATCTTGTGCTTAGTTCATGTATATTGCTTCTCCTTGGTAGAATCTGCTACATAAGTTCATGCTATGTTGTTATCTTCGTGAGATCAGCAGTCCTTCAGTGTGccaccagcacctatcagtgcaccaccgcttcagagttttcagggtcgccagccccagcaaccgagggcttattttacttgtggcgacccGAGGCACATTGTTAGGTATttccctcgagcttcgagcagttctccacatcagggttctcgtgttaTGGTTCACGCACTAGATGTTCCACAGACCGCCCAGCAAGTTAGAggtggggtagaggtgctagaggtggaggtagaggtcctagaggtggagctcaggccgccagaggtggaggccagccagctgcaggtcgtcccagggaggtagttcagggtggtggggcccaaccccgatgttatgctctcccagccaggcccgaggctaaggctttagatgcagttattataggtacggttctggtttgtgatagagatgcttcagtgttatttgatccaaggtctacataactctattgattcatttgctatgttagCATATGCCTTCATGAAAGCACATGCCCGGGCCACAAAGGTGGCCACGAGAAAATCAGACGtcttcaaaataaagcaaaggaacgacgagatgctaagggagttcTTGTCCCGGTTTCAGAGAATAGAATTACCACCGGTCTCCAATGATTGGGTAGTACAGGCCTTTATGCAGGGTCTGAATGAAAGGGGCTCGATCGCATCTCGACAGTTGAAACACAAATTGATCGAATATCCAGTTGTGACATGGTCGGATGTGCACAATCGTTACCAATCAAAAAGCAGGGTCGatgatgaccagttgggagcccccttgggttcagttcatcctaacAGATTCGCAGCCAAGCCCCCGAGGGACACAGACCGGGAATCGAGATTCAACAAATAATGGTATCAGCCATATGCCGATCGAAGGAACAGTGGGCCCGAGCCACAACACTCTTCGAAGCGATCGGAGAAacgatcgaggtcaaagttctcggggactcatgagtaaaaGCTGGTTCGATAAGCACACCGATCCCGCCGAGGCTCCTCgattatcagagtacaacttcagcaAAGATGCATCAGGGATTGTCTCAGCTATTAGGAGAATCAAAGACACCAAGTGGCCCACGTCAATACAGACTGATCCTTCTCAAGGGAACACGAACttgatgtgcaaatatcatggcacacatggtcatagAACGGAAGATTGCAGGCAGCTAAGGGAAGAAGTGGCTCGGTTGTTCAACGAGGGACACTTTCGAGAATTTAtaagtgatcgagctaagaatcacttcagggaAAGGGATGCAAGGAAAACTGAgcaagaagaaccacaacatgtaatccacatgatcattggcggAGTCAATTTCAAGCgcaccaaagtatcaatcacTAGAGAAAAACGGACTCGGAGCTATGTGCCCGAGGACGTCTTATCATTCTGTGACGAGGAAGCAGAAGGCACATCTCAACCTCACAACGACGCCCTGGTGATCTCTAtccttttgaataaaattcaagttaaacgtgttttagtagatccaggtagctcagcaaacataatcagatcgagggtcgtagaacaactcGGCATACAAGATCAGAACTTGCATCCCGGGTCctgaatggcttcaacatggcaagcaaaacaacaaagggagaaatTATCTTGCCAGTAAACGTAGCCGG encodes the following:
- the LOC138870681 gene encoding uncharacterized protein, translating into MSKSWFDKHTDPAEAPRLSEYNFSKDASGIVSAIRRIKDTKWPTSIQTDPSQGNTNLMCKYHGTHGHRTEDCRQLREEVARLFNEGHFREFISDRAKNHFRERDARKTEQEEPQHVIHMIIGGVNFKRTKVSITREKRTRSYVPEDVLSFCDEEAEGTSQPHNDALVISILLNKIQVKRVLVDPGSSANIIRSRVVEQLGIQDQNLHPGS